Proteins from a genomic interval of Prionailurus viverrinus isolate Anna chromosome F2, UM_Priviv_1.0, whole genome shotgun sequence:
- the CEBPD gene encoding CCAAT/enhancer-binding protein delta, with amino-acid sequence MSAALFSLDGPARGAPWPAEPAPFYEPGRAGKPGRGSEPGSLGEPGAVAPAMYDDESAIDFSAYIDSMAAVPTLELCHDELFADLFNSNHKAGAAGAAAGALELLPGGLARPHGPGTAAPRPLKREPDWGDGDAPGSLLPAQVAACAQTVVSLAAAAQPTPPTSPEPPRGSPGPSPAPGPAREKSAGKRGPDRGSPEYRQRRERNNIAVRKSRDKAKRRNQEMQQKLVELSAENEKLHQRVEQLTRDLAGLRQFFKQLPSPPFLPAAGAADCR; translated from the coding sequence ATGAGCGCCGCGCTCTTCAGCCTGGACGGCCCGGCGCGCGGCGCGCCCTGGCCCGCGGAGCCCGCGCCCTTTTACGAGCCGGGCCGGGCGGGCAAGCCAGGCCGCGGGAGCGAGCCGGGGAGCCTGGGCGAGCCGGGCGCCGTAGCCCCCGCCATGTACGACGACGAGAGCGCCATCGACTTCAGCGCCTACATCGACTCCATGGCCGCCGTGCCCACCCTAGAGCTGTGCCACGACGAGCTCTTCGCCGACCTCTTCAACAGCAACCACAAGGCGGGCGCGGCGGGCGCCGCCGCGGGAGCCCTGGAGCTGCTGCCCGGCGGCCTCGCGCGCCCCCACGGCCCGGGCACGGCCGCCCCGCGTCCGCTCAAGCGCGAGCCCGACTGGGGCGACGGCGACGCGCCCGGCTCGCTGCTGCCGGCGCAGGTGGCCGCGTGCGCGCAGACGGTGGTGAGCCTGGCGGCCGCGGCGCAGCCCACGCCGCCCACGTCGCCCGAGCCGCCGCGCGGCAGCCCCGGGCCgagccccgccccgggcccggcGCGGGAGAAGAGCGCCGGCAAGAGGGGTCCGGACCGCGGCAGCCCGGAGTACCGGCAGCGGCGCGAGCGCAACAACATCGCCGTGCGCAAGAGCCGCGACAAGGCCAAGCGGCGCAACCAGGAGATGCAGCAGAAGCTGGTGGAGCTGTCGGCCGAAAACGAGAAACTGCACCAGCGCGTGGAGCAGCTCACGCGGGACCTGGCCGGCCTCCGGCAGTTCTTCAAGCAGCTGCCCAGCCCGCCCTTCCTGCCGGCCGCCGGGGCCGCCGACTGCCGGTAA